The Luteitalea sp. nucleotide sequence TCGTGTGGCGCTGATAATCTCCGCCTGCCTCCGTCTCACGATCCTTGCGGTCACCTCGCCAGCCTGGCTGATGGCAAGCGGCGCGACGTCCTGGAGCAATGCGTGTCGGAAATGGCTGGCGATTCTCCGTTGGGGGCTGGGATTGCACCGCCCGGCCCTACCCCACCTCCAACGGAGCCCGGACGTGGGAGGAGCCCGTTAAATGTGTGGGATCGCCGGCATCCTCAACTTCGACTGGGCGGCGCCGGTCAATGCTCGCTTGTTGCGAGATATGACCGACGCAATTGCCCATCGGGGACCCGACGGCCGTGGGGAGTACGTTTCGGGCTGCGTCGGCCTCGGACATCGGCGCTTGAGCATCATCGACTTGAGCCGCGGCGGCCAGCCCATGTGCAATGAGGACGCCAGTGTCTGGGTGACCTACAACGGCGAGATCTACAACTTCGCCGACGTGCGCTCCGACCTGGAGTCGCGTGGCCACATGTTCAAGTCGGCCAGCGATACGGAGGTCATCGTCCATGCCTATGAGGAGTGGGGCGAGCAGGCAGTCCAGCGGCTGCGCGGCATGTTCGCGTTTGCTCTATGGGACGACCGCAAACAGCAGTTGTTGCTCGCACGTGATCGTGTCGGTATCAAGCCTCTCTACTACACGAACACGGGCAAGGCATTCCTGTTTGCGTCCGAGCTGAAGTCGCTGCTGGTCCATCCGGCCGTGTCTCGTCGGCTGAGCGCACGGGCAATCGATCGGTTTCTCACGTATTACTACCTGCCCGGCGCGGAGACCGCGTTCGCAGACATCTACAAGCTGGAACCGGGACATTGCTTGATAGTGAAGGACGGGCGCGTTCGCAAGGAGCAGTACTGGGATCTCTGCTTTGATGAGCCGCACCGCTGGCGGAGCTTCTCAGAGGCGGTGGAGGCCCTTCAGGACTTGTTGCGCCAGACCGTCAAAGACCACATGACCAGCGACGTTCCGGTAGGTGTGCTGCTGAGCGGCGGCGTCGACTCGACGGGCGTCCTGCGCTATGCCGCCGAAGAAGCTGGCGATGCCGTCCACTCCTTCACGGTAGGGTTCGCCGGCGAAGGATTCGCTGACGAACGCCCGTACGCGCGGCTGGCCGCGCAGCGCTACGGAACGCGTCATTACGACATCCCGCTGACGCCGTATGAGTTCCTGGAGTTCCTCCCGCAGTATGTGTGGCACATGGAGGAGCCCGTCTGTGAGCCTCCAGCCGTCGCGCTCTACTACGTTTCCCGGCTGGCACGCGAGACCGGCGTCAAGGTGCTGCTGTCGGGCGAGGGCGGAGACGAGGCGTTCGCCGGCTACCAGAACTATCGCAATCTGCTCTTCCTCGAGCGGGCCAAGTCTGCCCTCGGCTCGGCCAAGCCGCTCCTTCGCTCGACGCTCCACGCGTTTGCGCGGCTCGGCTGGAATCGCGTCGAACCCTACAGCAAGCTGATTGACCTGCCTCTCTCGAGCTACTATCTGAGCCGAACTGCCACACCCGAGACGCCATTCAATCGACTGAAAAGTGCGCTCTACCGTGCAGAGCTCAACGAGGCGCTGCGAGACCGCGAGTCGAACGAGGCGACGCGCGGTCTGTTCGAGCGGGTCCGAGAGCAGCCGCTGTTGGACCGGATGCTCTACGTCGACACGAAGACGTGGTTGCCAGACGACTTGCTCGTCAAGGCAGACAAGATGACGATGGCC carries:
- the asnB gene encoding asparagine synthase (glutamine-hydrolyzing) → MCGIAGILNFDWAAPVNARLLRDMTDAIAHRGPDGRGEYVSGCVGLGHRRLSIIDLSRGGQPMCNEDASVWVTYNGEIYNFADVRSDLESRGHMFKSASDTEVIVHAYEEWGEQAVQRLRGMFAFALWDDRKQQLLLARDRVGIKPLYYTNTGKAFLFASELKSLLVHPAVSRRLSARAIDRFLTYYYLPGAETAFADIYKLEPGHCLIVKDGRVRKEQYWDLCFDEPHRWRSFSEAVEALQDLLRQTVKDHMTSDVPVGVLLSGGVDSTGVLRYAAEEAGDAVHSFTVGFAGEGFADERPYARLAAQRYGTRHYDIPLTPYEFLEFLPQYVWHMEEPVCEPPAVALYYVSRLARETGVKVLLSGEGGDEAFAGYQNYRNLLFLERAKSALGSAKPLLRSTLHAFARLGWNRVEPYSKLIDLPLSSYYLSRTATPETPFNRLKSALYRAELNEALRDRESNEATRGLFERVREQPLLDRMLYVDTKTWLPDDLLVKADKMTMATSVELRVPLLDFRVLEFAASLPQSFKLRGWSGKRILKAALKGSVPREILERPKSGFPVPYERWLRADLKEFVGDTLLTPTAALTKYFRTSALDTIVEGFFRDGKGGKEVFSLLVLELWLQQFGTAETQHGSPMLAKPPSARQEEYLEAFLVNRTGT